AACTGGGGGGATGATCCTGCCAGTCCAGGCGGACCAGACCTGCTTCGTTTCATTTTCACCCAAAACCCTGTAGGAGGTACCGTTTCTTCCACTCCGAATGGACTGGAGATTGCCAGAATGTATTCCAACGGAAATGAAGGAAGAATGGGTATCGGTAGTTTCGATTTATTGGGTCTACTACCGCAAAACACATTACACATTAACTCTCCGGCTGCAAACCCCACGACCAATGCAGGAGGAACCTCCGGTTTACGCTTTGAGGATTTAACTACTGCCACTACACCAATTGCAAATCCTGGTCAGGGTGTTTTAGCTGTAGATGCAAATGGCAATGTTATTTATGTAAATGGCGCTTCAAATTTTGGAAACTATTGCAATAGCCTAAATCCAACTTCACTTACCGGAGATTATCAGATTGATATGGCTAACAACTCTATATTTTTTAAAAACGGCAAAAACATAATGATGGGGGAGGTATCTTGTGGTAATTTGGCACCAGCAAGATTGTATTTAAGATATTCTAATCCCCAATATTACCCTACAGTAACGGAAGGATTAAGAATTGAGACCAATTTGATTCAACCTAACATTACAGCGAGTTTTAGAAACACTCTAGGAACCGGCGCAGCAATTCGGACTGATGGGGATATTCATTGTAACGGGGAAGGATTATCCATTGCAGGTTGGAATTTATTCTCGGATTCTCTGGTAAAACAAAATGTTCAAAACTTAGAAAATTGCAGTGATATTATTGGGCAATTGAGACCAGTTAGTTTTTATTTTGACACTCTCAATCCATACGGTTTTAGATTTTCTAATAGAAAAAATTATGGTTTTATTGCTCAAGAAGTAGAACAGATTTTACCTGAATTAGTAAAAACTACCTCATTCCCCGAAGAAATTGATTCAGCAGGAAATATAATATATCCTGCAACAACAATTAAATCGGTAAATTACAATTCTCTTATCGGAATTTTAACTGAAGGGATCCAGGAACAACAAGCAACTATTGATAGCCTTTCAGGAATTATTACTGAACAAGATTCCATCAATAAACATTTACAGGAACAAATCAATTCTCTTTATGATATGATTGCTGAATGTTGCAAAAACCGTTCGATGGAGCAAGGTCAAAACAACAATCCTTCTCCAAACATTCGCACCATTGAATTACGCGATGAACAATCGATTGTACTGGATCAAAATGTACCTAATCCTTTTGCAGAACAAACTACTATTTCCTACCTGTTTCCTGAAAATGTAAACAAAGCACAAATTTTGTTTTATAATCAAGACGGCAAATTGATTAACTCCACCAATTTAAACCCCATTGCAGGAAGAGGACAAATTAATGTATTTGCCAATGATCTAAGCAATGGTATTTACAATTACACACTGGTTGTTGACGGAAAAATAATCGCAACCAAAAAAATGATTAAACAACAATAATCAAATTTCAACTACACCGGGATATGGAAACATGTCCCGGTTTTTTTCTTCTACAATTGCCATCCTACAACGAATCATTCACAATCATCCATATACTTAATTCGTGCTGATTTAAAAAACACTTCGTGCAACTTCGTGTACTTGTGCCTTAGTGGTTCACCCCTGCCCTGCAATCCTCCGATTCCACGCTCCGCTCTGAATGACGCGCGGTGTGTACTCAGTGCCTCAGTGGTATTCCTCAAACACATATTCTATATGCCAACAAACGCAATTTAAATTTTAATCCTAACTAAAACTGAATGCAACTCAGTATCCTCTATCTCTAAATGTTACCACCCCTTAGTGTTCTTCTATTAATTTTCTTCGTGCAACTCAGTGTACTTGTGTCTTAGTGGTTCAAACCCAACGCTGCAACAATCCGATTCCACGCTCCGCTCTGAATGACGCACGGTGTGTATAACCATTTCATCCCTCTTTTTTTTCCTACTTACCCTCTCCCTACTACCTAATTTTCCTTCTACCCTCTTCCCATTTCCCCTTCTACCTTACTACCCACTACCCACTACCTATTTTTCCTTACTACCCTCTTCCCACTACCCATTTTCCCTTCAACCTTTCTGCCTACAACACTCTCCCCCTTCTACCTTACTACCCACTACCTATTTCCCCTTTCCACCCTCCGTGTTCTCCTCAAAAAATTCTTCGTGCAACTTCGTGTACTTGTGCCTTAGTGGTTAACCCCACACATCCCCATTTTACACTTAAAATACTCATACCAGGTAACCACACTAAGCAGCATACCCAAACTATACATGGTATCTTCTACCGGAATGGTACCAATGCGCAGATTGAGAATTTCATTCGGATTATACCATACAACAGGCTCTTCTATTAAGGATCCGGTTAGAATGCCGTTGACCAGTAAAAATGGAATGAGGCTTACCATATAGGCTAGCAAAAAGCGAGAGAGATAAGGCGATTTAAAACGCAGCATAAGCGTTAGTAATAGAACGGCCGTATAGGGAAACGTAAAAGCCGGATACCACAAACCGTAATTGAATGCGGCAACAAGCAATAAAAAAGCGGCAAGGAAATAAAGTAGCGGACGATGTATTTTTTTCAGAATGTCGGTTACAACATAGGCATTGAGGCATTCGTAAATGAAAATACAGGCATAAGGAATGCAGATAAAAAACAAACACTCTTCCAGCGGAAGATTGCCAATATAAATTCCGCAGAGGTAATCGGGATTAAATCCCCACACCCCATAAGCCGTTTTTAGCATGTCCCAGGGAATAAAAATCAGCAGCATGATTCCGATGGCCGGAAAAAGTGCTTTCCACTTGCGAAAAAAGGCAACGCGCCGGTCGAAACTTAAAAGCAGTGGTCCTGCCAGCGAGAGTAAATCGATGCTCAGGTATAAAAATTTCACGCTTGGTTTTTTTGATTCATGCTGGCGCGTGCTTCGCGGAAGTATTTCAATGGAACAACCAGCATACCGAAACATTCTCCGTCTTCTTTCCCCAAATGTTTATGATGCACTTTATGCGCTTTACGAATGGCCCGCAGATAAACATTATCGG
This portion of the Flavobacteriales bacterium genome encodes:
- a CDS encoding tail fiber domain-containing protein yields the protein DRAYIGYRANALDVSDFIVNWSDNSVGGAGAAGPDNLIFNFTSLNGSSPNGIDGNQVNGREIMRLTGYGNIGVGPRFNNTQVPAPGAMGQPQSLFHISNFNDWASWMQIGNETTGGVASDGLRIGITGTIPLYNNPLFANINMPSAGAEQIAMIYQQESKPLLFSTGASTDQFQGNNSTQERLRIQSAGTITQTSPNGAAYAVYNPGAVNTNFTRIAISHDPSNPLTRPLSLLHMGYNTAVLPLNGWRNWMDIGTLITTNTDNMYVGLKDGQNGVTDAVINWGDDPASPGGPDLLRFIFTQNPVGGTVSSTPNGLEIARMYSNGNEGRMGIGSFDLLGLLPQNTLHINSPAANPTTNAGGTSGLRFEDLTTATTPIANPGQGVLAVDANGNVIYVNGASNFGNYCNSLNPTSLTGDYQIDMANNSIFFKNGKNIMMGEVSCGNLAPARLYLRYSNPQYYPTVTEGLRIETNLIQPNITASFRNTLGTGAAIRTDGDIHCNGEGLSIAGWNLFSDSLVKQNVQNLENCSDIIGQLRPVSFYFDTLNPYGFRFSNRKNYGFIAQEVEQILPELVKTTSFPEEIDSAGNIIYPATTIKSVNYNSLIGILTEGIQEQQATIDSLSGIITEQDSINKHLQEQINSLYDMIAECCKNRSMEQGQNNNPSPNIRTIELRDEQSIVLDQNVPNPFAEQTTISYLFPENVNKAQILFYNQDGKLINSTNLNPIAGRGQINVFANDLSNGIYNYTLVVDGKIIATKKMIKQQ
- a CDS encoding lycopene cyclase domain-containing protein, which encodes MKFLYLSIDLLSLAGPLLLSFDRRVAFFRKWKALFPAIGIMLLIFIPWDMLKTAYGVWGFNPDYLCGIYIGNLPLEECLFFICIPYACIFIYECLNAYVVTDILKKIHRPLLYFLAAFLLLVAAFNYGLWYPAFTFPYTAVLLLTLMLRFKSPYLSRFLLAYMVSLIPFLLVNGILTGSLIEEPVVWYNPNEILNLRIGTIPVEDTMYSLGMLLSVVTWYEYFKCKMGMCGVNH